One segment of Platichthys flesus chromosome 15, fPlaFle2.1, whole genome shotgun sequence DNA contains the following:
- the bckdk gene encoding 3-methyl-2-oxobutanoate dehydrogenase [lipoamide] kinase, mitochondrial, with translation MRPGLAGLAAEMLSGASGRIRPRLGSLLLAPGTRTAPQPTSSAESPRFRSTSSVQGFTELARERSKSVTSFYNQSGIDISAEKASVRLTLATLLYSGKSPDGHHILSSAKYLHKELPVRIAHRIKGFRSLPFIIGCNPTILQVHELYIRAYHMVSDFPQIKDQESDARFCKLVQQLLDDHKDVVTMLAQGFRECRRHIQDETLIRSFLDTTLCSRLGIRMLATHHLALHEENPDFVGMICRRLSPKKIIEKWVDFARRLCEHQYGNSPRVRINGHVAARFPFIPLPLDYILPELLKNAMRSTMESHLDTPYNVPDVVITIANNDFDFVIRISDRGGGIPHNILDKVMDYHFSTAEESAQDPRMSNNLFNNITNSGNQSSPMHGFGFGLPTSQAYAEYLGGSLTIQSMQGIGTDVYLRLRHIDGKGESFRV, from the exons ATGCGTCCCGGGCTGGCGGGTCTAGCGGCGGAGATGCTGAGCGGGGCTTCGGGCAGGATCAGGCCGAGGCTCGGCAGCCTCTTGCTGGCCCCGGGCACCAGGACAGCGCCGCAGCCGACGTCCAGCGCGGAGAGCCCCCGATTCCGCTCCACGTCCTCCGTGCAGGGCTTCACGGAGCTGGCGAGGGAGAGGTCCAAGTCCGTCACGTCGTTCTACAACCAGTCCGGCATCGACATCTCCGCGGAGAAG GCCTCAGTGCGACTGACCTTAGCAACCCTGTTGTATTCTGGGAAGTCTCCTGATGGGCATCACATCTTG AGCAGTGCCAAGTACCTCCACAAAGAGCTGCCTGTACGAATCGCTCACCGCATCAAGGGCTTCCGCAGTTTGCCCTTCATCATTGGCTGCAACCCCACGATTCTGCAAGTG CATGAACTGTATATCAGAGCGTACCACATGGTCAGTGACTTTCCACAG ATCAAAGATCAGGAGTCTGATGCTCGTTTCTGTAAACTGGTGCAGCAGCTCCTGGACGACCACAAAGACGTGGTCACCATGTTGGCTCAGGGCTTCAGGGAGTGCCGCCGACACATCCAG GATGAGACTCTTATCCGCAGCTTCCTGGACACGACGCTCTGCTCTCGTCTGGGAATCCGAATGTTGGCCACGCACCATCTCGCCCTCCACGAAGAAAAC CCTGATTTCGTCGGGATGATATGCAGACGCCTCTCTCCCAAAAAGATCATCGAGAAGTGGGTGGACTTTGCCAG ACGTCTGTGTGAGCACCAGTATGGGAACTCGCCCCGGGTGAGGATCAACGGACACGTAGCCGCTCGTTTCCCCTTCATCCCTCTGCCTCTGGACTACATCCTGCCCGAGCTCCTGAAGAACGCCATGAG gtccaCCATGGAGAGTCATTTGGACACCCCGTACAATGTGCCTGATGTGGTCATCACTATCGCCAACAATGACTTTGATTTTGTCATCAG GATCTCAGACCGCGGTGGGGGAATCCCTCACAACATACTTGACAAAGTGATGGACTACCACTTCAGCACGGCCGAGGAGAGCGCGCAGGACCCTCGCATGAGCAACAACCTCTTCAACAACATTACCAACAGTGGAAACCAGTCCAGCCCGATGCATGG gttcgGCTTCGGCTTGCCCACTTCTCAGGCCTATGCAGAGTACCTGGGCGGCTCCTTGACCATACAGTCTATGCAGGGCATCGGCACCGACGTCTACCTGCGTCTGCGCCACATCGACGGCAAAGGAGAGAGCTTCAGGGTGTaa
- the orai2 gene encoding protein orai-2, translating to MSSELNVPMGSPAPGVSEHPPDGGGMDYRDWVRRSYLELVSSNHHSVQALSWRKLYLSRAKLKASSRTSALLSGFAMVAMVEVTLEMKYDYPRVLLIAFSVCTTVLVAVHLFALLISTCILPNVEAVSNIHNLNSVSESPHERMHYYIELAWGFSTALGIFLFLTEVVLLCWIKFLPIESCLDKKADPDNGTTGATAKCKNVDHSGWDAALASTIIMVPVGVIFVVFTIHFYRSLVRHKTDRHHEEIEELHKIKIQLDGHERSLQTV from the exons ATGAGCAGCGAGCTGAATGTGCCTATGGGCTCCCCGGCCCCGGGGGTCTCGGAGCACCCTCCCGATGGGGGGGGGATGGACTACAGGGACTGGGTGCGGCGCAGCTACCTGGAACTGGTCAGCTCCAACCACCACTCGGTGCAGGCCCTGTCCTGGAGGAAGCTCTACCTGAGCCGGGCCAAGCTGAAGGCCTCCAGCAGGACGTCCGCTCTGCTCTCCGGCTTCGCCATG GTGGCCATGGTGGAGGTGACGCTGGAGATGAAGTACGATTACCCCCGCGTGCTCCTCATCGCCTTCAGCGTGTGCACCACCGTGCTGGTGGCGGTGCACCTCTTCGCTCTGCTGATCAGCACCTGCATCCTGCCCAACGTGGAGGCCGTCAGCAACATCCACAACCTCAACTCCGTCAGCGAGTCGCCCCACGAGCGCATGCACTACTACATCGAGCTGGCCTGGGGCTTCTCCACGGCCCTGGGCATCTTCCTGTTCCTGACGGAGGTGGTGCTCCTCTGCTGGATCAAGTTCCTGCCCATAGAATCCTGCCTGGACAAAAAGGCCGACCCCGACAACGGCACGACGGGGGCCACAGCAAAGTGCAAGAACGTGGACCACAGCGGCTGGGACGCGGCGCTGGCCTCCACCATCATCATGGTGCCGGTGGGGGTGATCTTCGTGGTGTTTACCATCCACTTCTATCGCTCGCTGGTGCGCCACAAGACAGACCGGCACCACGAGGAGATAGAGGAACTGCACAAGATTAAGATACAGCTGGACGGCCATGAGCGGTCCCTCCAGACTGTGTGA